From one Solanum lycopersicum chromosome 12, SLM_r2.1 genomic stretch:
- the LOC101255066 gene encoding uncharacterized protein: MYTLSLNHSTICIHFPQITEFAAQFLCKTMIRLRYRRIEIGTGDGGISNLGFGKRGIVTSCRAVLLPRFGGPEMLEFRDNVSVPDLKPNQVLVRARAVSINPLDTRMRSGYGRSIFEPLLPLILGRDISGEVAAVGNSVKSLTVGQDVFGALHPTAVRGTYTDYAILAEDELAPKPGSLSHVEASAIPFAALTAWRALKSTARIREGHRVLVIGGGGAVGFSAIQLAVAAGCHVSTTCGGESISRILAAGAEQAIDYTSEDAEVALKGHFDAVLDTIGVPDTERMGISLLKKGGHYMTLQGEAASVTDRHGLAIGLPMAAAILLKKQIQYRYSHGIEYWWNYMRADAEGLHEIRRLSEAGKLQLPVDKTFPISQVREAHEAKDRRQIPGKVVLEID; the protein is encoded by the exons ATGTACACTCTTTCACTGAACCATTCAACAATATGCATCCATTTTCCCCAAATCACTGAATTTGCTGCTCAATTTCTTTGCAAAACAATGATCCGATTGAGATATCGGAGGATTGAGATTGGTACTGGTGATGGAGGAATTTCGAATTTAGGTTTTGGCAAAAGAGGTATTGTTACAAGCTGTAGAGCTGTGTTGTTGCCGCGATTTGGTGGACCGGAGATGCTTGAGTTTCGTGACAATGTATCTGTTCCTGATCTAAAACCTAATCAAGTGCTTGTTCGTGCTCGTGCTGTTTCAATCAATCCGCTTGATACCAGA ATGCGATCAGGCTATGGACGTTCAATTTTTGAACCACTTCTACCATTGATTTTGGGCCGAGATATAAGTGGTGAAGTTGCAGCTGTTGGAAATTCTGTCAAGTCACTTACAGTTGGGCAGGATGTATTTGGTGCTCTGCATCCAACCGCTGTGAGGGGTACTTATACTGACTATGCTATTCTTGCGGAAGATGAACTTGCTCCAAAGCCGGGATCACTTTCACATGTG GAAGCCAGTGCTATCCCTTTTGCTGCTCTAACTGCTTGGCGTGCGCTAAAAAGTACTGCCAGAATAAGAGAGGG GCATAGGGTATTGGTCATAGGTGGAGGAGGAGCAGTAGGTTTCTCTGCAATTCAGCTTGCTGTGGCTGCAGGCTGCCATGTTTCTACTACGTGTGGAGGAGAGAGTATAAGTCGCATTTTAGCAGCCGGTGCTGAGCAGGCCATTGACTATACCAGTGAG GATGCTGAAGTAGCACTTAAGGGGCATTTTGATGCTGTCTTGGATACAATTGGTGTGCCAGATACAGAGAGAATGGGCATTAGCCTTTTAAAGAAAGGTGGACACTACATGACGTTACAG GGGGAGGCTGCATCGGTGACTGATAGGCATGGACTAGCTATTGGTCTTCCTATGGCAGCAGCCATCTTGCTGAAGAAGCAAATCCAATATCGATATTCTCATGGAATAG AATATTGGTGGAATTATATGAGGGCTGATGCTGAGGGTTTACATGAGATACGCCGGTTATCTGAGGCTGGGAAGCTTCAACTCCCAGTAGATAAAACTTTCCCAATTTCACAGGTGAGAGAGGCTCACGAGGCCAAGGATAGACGACAAATTCCTGGCAAAGTGGTGCTAGAAATTGACTGA
- the LOC101255368 gene encoding uncharacterized protein has product MADQLKNPKKQFQLNPNWAQLRQQLNSNGFQKQLSNPSETENPNSILGKRKSRPSDDSGDATPNPLTPTSSDSSVTDVIGMDCEMVGVSSVGNRSALGRVTLVNQWGNVIYDEYVRPVERVVDFRTKISGIRPQHLKKAKDFRVVQKEVAELIKGRILVGHALRNDFKALLLGHQKQDIRDTSEYKHFLREGRSRALRNLATEVLGVEIQNGEHCPIEDARAAMMLYLKHRKEWEKSIKDFARLKEKQKKRKPKKKKRSLRRPASE; this is encoded by the exons ATGGCGGATCAATTGAAAAACCCTAAGAAACAGTTTCAGCTAAATCCCAACTGGGCTCAGCTCCGTCAA CAACTCAACAGCAATGGCTTCCAAAAACAACTGTCAAATCCTTCAGAAACAGAAAATCCTAATTCCATATTAG GAAAGCGCAAAAGCAGGCCCAGTGATGATTCCGGAGATGCTACGCCTAATCCTCTTACTCCAACTTCATCGGATTCAAG TGTTACAGATGTGATAGGGATGGATTGTGAAATGGTTGGCGTAAGCTCTGTGGGAAACAGAAGTGCTCTTGGGCGAGTCACACTG GTCAACCAATGGGGAAATGTGATATATGACGAATATGTTCGTCCAGTTGAACGTGTTGTTGACTTCCGCACCAAAATCAGTGGTATTAGACCTCAGCACTTAAAGAAAG CAAAAGATTTCCGCGTTGTTCAGAAGGAGGTGGCAGAACTAATAAAGGGACGGATTCTTGTTGGCCATGCTCTGCGAAATGATTTTAAG GCCTTGTTATTAGGCCATCAAAAGCAGGATATTCGTGACACTTCTGAATATAAGCATTTTCTAAG GGAAGGACGCAGTCGTGCACTACGGAACCTTGCTACTGAAGTCCTTGGAGTGGAGATACAAAATGGAGAGCATTGCCCA ATAGAGGATGCCCGTGCTGCTATGATGCTTTACCTAAAGCACAGAAAAGAATGGGAAAAGAGCATCAAGGACTTTGCAAGACTGAAGGAGAAACAGAAAAAGCGtaaaccaaagaaaaaaaagaggagtTTGAGAAGACCTGCGTCTGAATAA
- the LOC101254764 gene encoding uncharacterized protein, giving the protein MKLTKSILSPSHARHDPPLTLPTSLSRKLKANGSIKGGQSPATFPTTTGKKRGSSFDNPEPSSPKVTCIGQVKMKTKKKVRQTRNLSNRRSDISFRKLEEEKRGVLIQNQRSSSVHLQAQDQCAVAHRNQRWVHLPVTIYEALREFSCLFPCRSSCFSNEKGKQQDKVNGSRDVDNNNGQRRCEDVVARWLVALQDSETEEKTRGIELMVTNNLKENDDEEGEKMQSSMRSSRRHVFEGIEFKDHDDESVEMKEEKGRVSICIPPKNALLLMRCRSDPMKMADIANRFWESPAREETNEKEIGENAEVKEVEDTENTECNVLQETSVSVDLVENEEAVEVTDSSKDEEKLKCDELTPETEEQDEEDSEMKGLVAVAAVEVNSIVDQLLESEKKEEEEDSSIQSFSSFSENEEDETLEEEERFKSIIKKVIEETLLLEHIDREDAKQIQHEHKHEEEAKSDAVFSNNENEKESRKQQNESILPDCLLLMMCEPKLSMEVSKETWVYSSTEVKQAKTVTTKKKKNEIPEDPKRRRSIDKSKQQHLLLQPPRSSCSFPATGVSPAISMATMIEQKLVNAVAYEPLVLTRCKSEPMRTVAGGTAKLVPETCFWKNMKIEPHRRATFGFGAAGVGF; this is encoded by the coding sequence atgaAACTCACCAAATCCATCCTTAGTCCTAGCCATGCTCGGCATGACCCACCTCTTACTCTTCCCACTTCTCTCAGTCGGAAGCTTAAAGCTAATGGCAGTATTAAAGGCGGACAATCCCCAGCTACGTTTCCTACTACCACCGGAAAGAAACGAGGGTCGAGTTTTGATAACCCGGAACCTTCGTCTCCGAAGGTGACTTGTATTGGTCAGGTGAAAATGAAGACGAAGAAGAAAGTTAGGCAAACACGGAATTTGTCTAATAGAAGGAGTGATATAAGTTTCAGGAAgttggaagaagaaaaaaggggaGTTTTGATTCAGAATCAGAGGAGTTCTAGTGTGCATTTGCAGGCGCAAGATCAATGTGCGGTGGCGCATAGAAATCAGAGATGGGTACATTTGCCAGTAACGATATATGAAGCTTTGAGAGAGTTTAGCTGTTTGTTTCCATGTCGGTCTTCGTGTTTTTCGAATGAGAAAGGAAAACAACAAGATAAAGTTAATGGATCTAGAGatgttgataataataatggGCAGAGGAGATGTGAGGATGTTGTTGCTAGATGGCTAGTTGCATTACAAGATAGTGAAACAGAAGAAAAAACCAGAGGGATTGAGTTGATGGTGACGAATAACTTGAAAGAAAACGACGATGAAGAAGGAGAGAAAATGCAAAGTAGTATGAGAAGCTCAAGAAGGCATGTGTTTGAAGGTATTGAGTTCAAGGATCATGACGATGAGAGTGTTGAAATGAAGGAAGAGAAAGGTAGAGTTAGCATTTGCATTCCACCTAAAAATGCTTTGCTTCTTATGAGATGTCGATCTGATCCTATGAAAATGGCGGATATTGCTAATCGATTCTGGGAATCACCTGCTCGGGAAGAAACTAATGAGAAAGAAATCGGAGAAAATGCGGAGGTGAAAGAAGTAGAAGATACAGAAAACACTGAATGCAATGTACTACAGGAAACTAGTGTTTCTGTAGATCTGGTAGAAAATGAAGAAGCAGTAGAAGTCACAGATAGTAGTAAGGATGAAGAAAAGCTCAAATGCGATGAATTAACGCCAGAAACAGAGGAACAAGATGAAGAAGACAGTGAGATGAAGGGACTTGTAGCAGTAGCTGCAGTAGAAGTAAACTCCATTGTTGATCAACTCCTTGAAtcagagaaaaaagaagaagaagaagacagcAGCATTCAGAGTTTTTCATCTTTCTCAGAAAACGAAGAAGATGAAACATTGGAAGAAGAAGAGAGGTTCAAATCAATTATTAAGAAGGTGATCGAAGAAACACTCTTGTTAGAACACATTGATAGAGAAGATGCAAAACAAATTCAACACGAACACAAACAcgaagaagaagcaaaatctgATGCAGTATTTTCAAACAATGAAAACGAAAAAGAATCGAGAAAACAACAGAACGAATCAATTCTTCCAGATTGCTTGCTTCTAATGATGTGTGAGCCCAAGCTATCCATGGAGGTTTCTAAGGAAACATGGGTATACAGCAGCACCGAAGTAAAACAAGCTAAAACAGTGAcgacaaagaagaagaagaatgaaattCCCGAGGATCCAAAGAGAAGGCGAAGCATTGACAAGAGTAAACAACAACATCTCCTCCTCCAACCACCAAGGTCATCGTGTTCTTTCCCGGCGACCGGAGTTTCGCCGGCGATATCCATGGCAACGATGATAGAGCAGAAACTGGTAAACGCAGTGGCTTACGAGCCGTTAGTGTTGACAAGGTGCAAGTCGGAGCCGATGAGGACGGTGGCGGGGGGGACGGCTAAGCTTGTACCGGAGACTTGTTTCTGGAAGAATATGAAGATTGAGCCACATCGACGAGCTACATTTGGATTCGGGGCGGCTGGAGTCGGGTTTTGA